A region of the Bacillus spongiae genome:
AACTTCCGCCTTTTATCAATTTTTCAGTCGTGTTTTCCATTTAAAAATCCTCCTTAAAATTAGTAATTCTATTTTGTTATTGCCTTTTTATTAAATTAACTCAAACACTCCAGCAGCACCCATTCCGCCGCCAATACACATTGTTACAACACCAAACTGCTCGTTGCGTCGTTTCATTTCATGAATAAGGGAAAGCGTAAGTTTAGATCCTGTACAGCCTAGTGGATGACCTAATGCAATAGCTCCACCGTTTACATTCACTTTATCTATATCAAGACCAAGCTCACGGATAACTTGAATCGATTGCGATGCAAAAGCTTCATTTAACTCAAATAGCCCTATATCTGATTGTTCTAATCCGGCAAGCTTTAATGCTTTTGGAATTGCTTCAACTGGGCCTACCCCCATAATTTCAGGTCGAACCCCTGCTACGGCAAAGGAACGAAACTTGACTAAAGGTGTTAAGCCAATTGACTCAGATTTTTCTCGGTCCATGACCATTACTGCTGCTGCTCCATCACTTGTTTGTGAAGAGTTCCCAGCCGTTACAGACCCCCTTGCATTGAAGGCTGGTCGTAACTTACTTAATACTTCCGACGTTGTGTTTGTACGTACGCCTTCATCTTTGTCGAAATGAATCTGTTTTTCTACTAATTTATTATTTTCATCGACTGATCGCAGCGTTACATCAACACCAACCGTCTCATCATCAAACTTACCCTCAGCGATAGCTTTCGCAGCACGTTCATGACTTCTTACAGCAAATTCATCTTGTTCTTCACGAGAAATACCGAATTTCTGTGCAACAGCCTCCGCTGTATGGCCCATGCTCATATAATACTCAGGAGCCGTTTCAGCCAAACTAGCATTTGGACGCACCACATGTCCCATCATCGGAACTAGACTCATTGACTCCGCACCACCAGCAATAATCGTGTCTGCATGACCAATCATGATTTTTTCAGCTGCATTTGCGATGGACTGTAATCCAGACGAGCAATATCGGTTGATGGTGATGGCTGGTACATCATGTGATAAGCCGGCAATGGCTCCGATATTTCTTGCCATATTCAACCCTTGCTCCGCTTCTGGCATTGCACACCCGATAATTAAATCATCAATATTTCCCTCATAATCACCTGCACGCTTCAATGTTTCTTTTACAACGAGTGCCCCTAAATCATCCGGTCTTACAGAGGCTAACGTCCCTTTTTTTGCTCTTCCAACTGGTGTCCTAGCACCAGCAACGATGACCGCTTCACGCATGAATGTTCTCCCCTTTTCTTAGTTTTCTTGTATTTTATTAGTTACGTAATGGTTTTCCTTTAATGAGCATGTGTTGCATTCTTGCTTGCGATTTTGGTTCTCCTACAAGTTCAATAAATGCTTGTCGCTCTAAGTCTAATAAATACTGTTCGTCTACCTCGGTTCCGTATGGAACTTTTCCACCGGCAATCACATAAGCTAGTTTCTTCGCGATTGTTAAATCATGCTCAGAAATGTAACCGGAATGAACCATTGCTTGTGCGCCAAGTAGTAAGGTTGCGTAACCTGTCTCCCCTACAACCGGTACTTTTTTACGAATCGGTGGTGT
Encoded here:
- a CDS encoding acetyl-CoA C-acetyltransferase, with translation MREAVIVAGARTPVGRAKKGTLASVRPDDLGALVVKETLKRAGDYEGNIDDLIIGCAMPEAEQGLNMARNIGAIAGLSHDVPAITINRYCSSGLQSIANAAEKIMIGHADTIIAGGAESMSLVPMMGHVVRPNASLAETAPEYYMSMGHTAEAVAQKFGISREEQDEFAVRSHERAAKAIAEGKFDDETVGVDVTLRSVDENNKLVEKQIHFDKDEGVRTNTTSEVLSKLRPAFNARGSVTAGNSSQTSDGAAAVMVMDREKSESIGLTPLVKFRSFAVAGVRPEIMGVGPVEAIPKALKLAGLEQSDIGLFELNEAFASQSIQVIRELGLDIDKVNVNGGAIALGHPLGCTGSKLTLSLIHEMKRRNEQFGVVTMCIGGGMGAAGVFELI